CGTAGAGAAGCGGATGCCCCTTGTCGCGGACCAACCGGCCTGCCACTCCCATAACAATGCTTGCATTTCCTGGGACCCCATGCCTCTGCCTGAACCGGGCCCCAACTATTGGATCACGCGTGAACTTCGTTTCATCGACCCCATTAAGAATTACATGCACTTTCCTCTTCGGAAGTTGGTAGATCTTGACCAGAACATCCGCGGCATTGTTGCTGATACATATGTGCTGTGTATAGCTTGGGAAGAATCTTATCTCGTCCAAGAGCCTTGGCATCGCCTCCTGGAGCTCAGTCATGGGCCCTGGCAGAAGGCTGTCCGGGTTGGACAGAAGTTCTTGAAACAACTTCGAGTGCATGATCTCATACCATATCCCGTGCCAAGTCACGGCCACGTTTGCTACCATTTTCGCACGCCAGTGCGGAAGGGAGACACTCTCAGTGTGAACATAGTCAAACGGTCCATTCGCATTCACTCGATTGAATATCTCGAACGCCAAAGAACAGTTGACTGAACCGTGATCGTTGGCCGCGAAGTAGACATGGAGACTCCCTTGGTGGATATCATGATGCGATTTTCTATCAGAAGGGACGGTGAAGATGTGGATCTCGTGACCTCTAGCAGCTAGAGCACGGTATAAAGTCTCGGCGTGTCGCTCCATGCCACCGGGGGCAGCATCAACTGGCCATGTCTTGGAGAAGACAGCAAGCTTAAGCTTCTCAAAGGCCGGTCCAAAACAAAGGTGGTTCCAGGGGAATCTGGCATCTCTAAGGTCTCCGTTAAAGTAGGCATGGTCGGTAGCGAAGAGCGGCTCTGGACCATACCTAAAAGGCACCAAGAAGAGAAACAAGGAGGCGAAGATAAGAGCTAGTGCAGAGTATCTGAAGCAGAGCAGCTTAGATGAAGATGAGTTTCTGTaggactgatgtttcaagcCCATTGCTAGAATCCAAGAAGAAAGCGATATCTGCTGTTCAGATTGATGAAACGGCCTTAACTCGCAATCTATCTGAGATCAATTCTTTTTCGGCCATCGATGCCGGATCTCCTCGAGCTTGCCAAACATTTAAGGAACTGCACATGGTGGCAAGGGGATTTTGTCAACTCTTATACATACTTTGACGTTTGAACCTTCTAGGTtgtaatatataatttatatattctatAGAATAAGTGAAAGTTTGGATCCTAGAATTCTTTATCGGCCATACATCTTGAAAACGAAGTCGAGACAAAAGGAGAGCGAGGACCCAGGACTACGAAGGAATGATAATTAATGTTTTTCAATAGCTTAGTTGATCCAAGCTACAAGAACTTGGTCACATCCCGAGAAAGCTCATAAAAATCTTTGAATAAGGTTTTTCAATATCGACTTTGGTTGATGCTATCGCTAAGGTTTATCTGAACTTCGAGAAATGACATGCCCATTTGATCCTCTCTGCGGTATCTTACAAAACTCGCCTTACTTTACCACCGTTTGTCTATCTAAGCTAACACAGAGCATACCACCTTTTCGTCCGTAAACTTCAATTTAGTTGGTGAACTAGGCCCACGCCGTCACTGGAAAATGTAAGCCATACGTGGAACTTCGCTAGAGCCCTATCGAAGTGCATGTCCATATCATACACTGAGCATCCCTGTATCAATTTTGCATCCTCGACATTCAGGAGTTTCTACGATGTGAATAAACTCCCAAAGCCTCGGCAAATGAATGAAATTGCAAAGATAATGCCTATGCCAGCAATTCAAAGTTCCTCAATCAATGAAAGAGCTCAATGTTGATTCCCCTCCTTGTGTGAGAtcaataattattaaagatGTTCATATGAAACCTACTCCTCAAGTACAGCCTATGCCATCGGCCACAAAAACGAATACAACACCGACAAATGATGCAAAATTTCTGTCTTGCTTCCAAACGAAATGGGGAGATCACCCTTTTGTTCCCCGATTGTTACTGATTGGCAAACTTGATCCCCTTCTCAATAGAAGCTTTGAGCTCAGGAATCAGGCTTTCCAGCCCTTGCTTCTCAAAGTCAGACATGGGACCCAACTCCAAAACTTCCTCCACGCCATTCTTTCCGAGTTTCACCTACAGAGAAGACAAAATAGTCAACTTACTGCGCATGCTTGAAATGAAAGTTAGAATGATCAGCTAAAAGCGATAAGGTTCTGAAACGGGAAAGAATATATGCATACATATGAATATATTGTACTTGCACTAGCCTAGCCTAGTGGACTTTAGGGTGCAATACAAAGCATATTAGTGCTTAAATATGAAGCTCCATCA
The window above is part of the Eucalyptus grandis isolate ANBG69807.140 chromosome 6, ASM1654582v1, whole genome shotgun sequence genome. Proteins encoded here:
- the LOC104450078 gene encoding D-inositol 3-phosphate glycosyltransferase; protein product: MGLKHQSYRNSSSSKLLCFRYSALALIFASLFLFLVPFRYGPEPLFATDHAYFNGDLRDARFPWNHLCFGPAFEKLKLAVFSKTWPVDAAPGGMERHAETLYRALAARGHEIHIFTVPSDRKSHHDIHQGSLHVYFAANDHGSVNCSLAFEIFNRVNANGPFDYVHTESVSLPHWRAKMVANVAVTWHGIWYEIMHSKLFQELLSNPDSLLPGPMTELQEAMPRLLDEIRFFPSYTQHICISNNAADVLVKIYQLPKRKVHVILNGVDETKFTRDPIVGARFRQRHGVPGNASIVMGVAGRLVRDKGHPLLYEAFSSFTRRHPGVFLLVAGSGPWGRRYAEWGPTVKVLGALDPSQLSEFYNALDVFVNPTLRPQGLDLTLIEAMHCGKPVLTPNYPSIVGTVVVSEEFGYTFSPNVESFVEALELVVRDGAKKLWNKGKVCKQHAVSLFTASKMASAYERFFLCMKNSRYCRYPLPTDC